A section of the Tolypothrix sp. NIES-4075 genome encodes:
- a CDS encoding helix-turn-helix domain-containing protein, producing DGEYKVGTLLKRIGYLSETQLQELQCMSNRYKRKELIEQWDNALLTLQDLGWQISFESVTYPESIQPVWVLPENKNTEGPRRPKGWLNIWLEAKVIIKPTEKIQEKLEAINAPALPVSKPKSDPEPKLKTVLTESKDSHPNKQRITAVEDSQKLIPGWALEEALKLRGWTKSHLAERLGLQKSLPGKWINGTRKIQPLHLKRLWEWLTPELNEVMSD from the coding sequence TTGATGGGGAATACAAGGTAGGAACATTATTAAAACGGATAGGATATCTTTCAGAAACACAATTGCAGGAGCTTCAGTGTATGAGTAATCGTTATAAAAGAAAGGAACTAATTGAACAGTGGGATAATGCCCTACTAACCCTACAAGATTTGGGTTGGCAAATTAGTTTTGAATCAGTTACTTATCCAGAATCAATTCAACCAGTTTGGGTGTTACCAGAAAATAAAAATACAGAGGGACCGCGACGACCCAAAGGGTGGCTAAATATTTGGCTAGAAGCCAAAGTAATTATTAAACCTACAGAAAAAATTCAGGAAAAGCTAGAAGCAATTAACGCTCCTGCACTTCCAGTTAGTAAGCCTAAATCTGACCCGGAGCCAAAGCTTAAAACTGTACTTACTGAAAGTAAAGATTCGCACCCTAACAAGCAAAGAATTACAGCAGTAGAAGATAGCCAAAAACTAATTCCTGGATGGGCTTTGGAAGAAGCTTTGAAACTAAGGGGATGGACTAAATCGCATTTAGCAGAGCGGTTGGGCTTGCAAAAATCGCTTCCTGGCAAGTGGATAAATGGAACCCGTAAGATTCAACCCCTTCATCTAAAACGGCTTTGGGAGTGGTTAACCCCAGAGTTAAACGAAGTTATGAGCGATTAA
- a CDS encoding type II toxin-antitoxin system VapC family toxin: MRQVVLLDANPLSQVTHPKIKPEVINWMQSLRENNIALKSPEISVYEVRRELIRLNNNKSIERLNQFISYSLIPINSETFVQAAIFWAEVRNQGKPTSDNKSLDCDAILAAQALQQFEYYDKVTVITTNVKHIERFAANNELEVLDWVTTLNNFVDK; the protein is encoded by the coding sequence ATGCGACAAGTTGTTTTGCTAGATGCTAATCCATTATCACAGGTTACTCATCCGAAAATCAAGCCAGAAGTAATAAATTGGATGCAATCTTTGCGAGAGAATAATATTGCTTTAAAATCTCCAGAAATTTCTGTTTATGAGGTCAGGCGAGAGTTAATAAGGCTAAATAATAACAAAAGTATTGAGCGACTTAATCAATTTATAAGTTACAGTCTAATACCTATTAATTCAGAAACATTTGTACAAGCTGCTATATTTTGGGCGGAAGTACGAAACCAAGGGAAACCAACATCCGATAATAAAAGCTTAGATTGCGATGCTATTCTTGCAGCACAAGCATTGCAGCAGTTTGAATACTATGACAAGGTTACTGTTATTACGACTAATGTTAAACATATAGAACGTTTTGCAGCAAATAATGAGTTAGAGGTACTTGATTGGGTAACTACTTTGAATAATTTTGTTGATAAATAA